One stretch of Chitinophaga pendula DNA includes these proteins:
- a CDS encoding sensor histidine kinase, with the protein MMEKWIYKLHYTWIYLGLLIWCAIVNTWEQQVDVWHYYSTGILTMAVVLSPVLVFSCFSEQWRNTWPTWRYALCWLITFGLLLPLTATIGNGLVGEGDSKEMIFGGAIWAFVIEVALQLSHYIRGRGRQHRWLQSFNLEKAILLSIALISIILGIFTISSIGKPRYYNSSGNLLVGGEFDLHMIITHFGTFLGFAAQYFLMYLCGYFFFYINSHLLVAKVLKNKGILAYILCTLTVIGCCYPLLAALLNALPITQLLGPIFSANPFKAENGFAAATIVAISLPIVLAIQLGRQHSHIASLEKDKAETELGLLKQQLNPHFFFNTLNNLYALSLHQSGKTPESILHLSELMRYVIYKGQEPGVSIQEEIKYIEDYMELQQIRLRKPLQGQFKKDITNVEQVIPPMLLIVLVENAFKHGIEPAEDTATLELILNCTATQLYFSCINSFEQPNEKPPGIGLTNLQKRLSLLYPGKHTLYTSSENHIFKATLQLDLT; encoded by the coding sequence ATGATGGAAAAATGGATATATAAACTGCATTATACCTGGATATACCTGGGCTTACTCATATGGTGCGCCATTGTTAACACCTGGGAACAGCAGGTAGATGTCTGGCATTACTACAGCACTGGCATCCTGACAATGGCCGTCGTACTAAGTCCCGTCCTGGTATTCTCCTGCTTCAGCGAACAGTGGAGAAACACCTGGCCAACATGGCGCTATGCCTTGTGCTGGCTGATTACATTCGGACTACTGTTGCCTCTTACGGCCACAATAGGTAATGGACTGGTTGGAGAAGGAGATAGCAAAGAAATGATCTTTGGAGGTGCCATATGGGCGTTCGTAATAGAAGTCGCCCTGCAACTCAGTCACTATATACGTGGCCGTGGCCGCCAACACCGGTGGCTGCAGTCATTCAACCTCGAAAAGGCAATCCTGCTCAGCATCGCCCTGATCAGTATTATATTGGGTATCTTCACTATATCCAGTATAGGCAAACCCCGATACTACAACAGCAGCGGTAACCTGTTAGTAGGAGGGGAGTTCGACCTCCACATGATCATTACCCACTTTGGCACCTTCCTGGGATTCGCCGCTCAGTATTTCCTGATGTACCTCTGTGGCTATTTTTTCTTCTACATTAACAGCCACCTGCTGGTAGCAAAAGTGCTGAAGAACAAAGGCATACTGGCATACATCCTGTGTACCCTTACCGTAATCGGCTGCTGTTATCCGCTGCTGGCCGCTTTGCTGAATGCATTGCCTATCACACAACTGCTGGGGCCCATATTCTCCGCCAACCCGTTCAAAGCAGAGAATGGATTCGCCGCCGCCACCATCGTCGCCATCAGCCTCCCCATCGTACTGGCCATACAACTCGGCAGGCAACACTCCCACATCGCATCGCTGGAAAAAGATAAAGCAGAAACAGAACTGGGACTACTAAAACAACAACTGAATCCACACTTCTTTTTTAATACCCTCAACAACCTCTACGCCCTTAGCTTGCATCAGTCCGGAAAAACACCAGAGAGCATCCTCCACCTGTCCGAACTGATGCGCTACGTTATTTACAAAGGACAGGAACCAGGTGTCTCCATACAGGAAGAAATAAAGTACATAGAAGACTATATGGAACTACAGCAGATAAGGTTGAGAAAGCCCCTGCAAGGGCAGTTTAAAAAGGATATCACCAACGTAGAACAGGTGATACCGCCCATGTTATTGATCGTACTGGTGGAAAATGCTTTTAAACATGGCATAGAACCGGCAGAAGATACAGCCACCCTCGAACTGATATTAAACTGTACCGCCACACAATTGTATTTTAGTTGCATCAACTCCTTTGAACAACCGAATGAAAAACCGCCGGGCATCGGGCTGACAAATCTGCAAAAACGCCTGTCACTCCTGTATCCGGGAAAACATACCCTGTACACCTCATCAGAAAATCATATTTTTAAAGCAACTTTGCAACTGGACCTCACATGA
- a CDS encoding M1 family aminopeptidase, which translates to MMRSLLRFELSYHFRQVTFLIAAFLFFMMGMLAVQMNFGGTDIYKNSPYVAAVMTSLLSLNTLFPAIIFAGNVLIRDSSYKTEPLLFTTAITRPYYFFVRFAGFFTAVFLLLLLMVTGVMIGTVVFAAHQSGPFHLYYYIHPLVVFGLPNVLFVNSLLFSISLLTRNVKAIYVGGVLIYVLYLAGSVWGQSPLIAGSAAKTGLPSLSALLVDPFGLSTFFGVTRLWNTLQKNQQVFALSGGFLFNRLLWTGISCSLLLLTYKTFPFRQQQMQAKRLPVRQATPTSLLPYHPVDVHPYGNGYYRRAILSQFKLEVSALLKHIPFGVMLLLWAVLLWITLKDSATMGFYGMRFYPFTGIIVAQLLDIKFALLLIIFYVAEISGRERSANIQGLLYSTPVPDMIMWGAKCGALALLVFLLITVNIGTGIGLQLSNNYRQLELPLYGSLYYYSGLPLFLFAILALFIQTLAGSKYSGLLLNVMAAGLIVFSKRIGITHYLLRYASVPKLEHSYMNGFGHYATAFNWYMLYWGGLALLLALGSIALWNGGGRRGPLASFQSAWRQRGRVGNMLLLAGLLTWVTAGAYVYYQTNLIGKYQSPSDQEAWQVGYERAYAPLARISQPDITALKAKIDLYPSERRYTVKGSYQLKNNTDSAIRRIWVGIEPSVTKAQLWLPGATLQQADKLYEQYWYLLKTPLLPGQELSLQFQMDVVRNGFVAFNNEHSLVANGSYVELAKYLPFIGYNGRLQCEDAIVRKAAGLAEQVTDDYDTTYHLVDIDATVSTAGDQYVCMPGVLKRSWQQAGRRYFHYQTEAPINFAFALSSARYAIKREQYKGVSLSIFYQEGYAHNLESMMQGMKDALDYCSEQFMPYPFTTLSIAEIPQYRGTATAYPGMIFSAEQNNFLSDFRDSNKLDYAYATVLHEVSHQWWAHTLVPAGGPGYKMLTESLAKYTEAVVMERKVGPLRLRQYMQADNSLYMMTRGSYAHEPALVNTIDESFVCYQKGAMAFYAIKESIGEKQVNAALRQLVYAHVYPFKRAIPEDLVQALYQYADTTQRRLIDEQLRQVIVYDLAVKVLSCERVGSKYHLQVRVDIQKNRQLDAQPEQPLAINDIIPLAIFDQESEVWIRPAVPIYLERTYFHQASTMLTLVLDRAPAMVAIDPYAYIPDGNQQDNIAIVPR; encoded by the coding sequence ATGATGAGGTCACTTTTACGATTTGAGTTATCCTATCATTTCCGGCAGGTGACTTTTCTCATCGCGGCCTTTTTGTTCTTTATGATGGGGATGCTGGCGGTGCAGATGAACTTTGGCGGGACTGATATTTACAAGAACTCGCCTTATGTGGCGGCGGTGATGACCAGCCTGCTTTCGCTGAACACCCTATTCCCCGCTATTATATTTGCCGGGAATGTATTGATACGTGATAGCAGCTATAAGACGGAACCGTTGTTGTTCACGACGGCGATCACGCGGCCATATTATTTCTTTGTCCGCTTTGCCGGTTTCTTTACTGCTGTATTCTTATTGTTACTGTTGATGGTAACGGGTGTTATGATAGGTACTGTTGTTTTTGCCGCGCATCAGAGCGGGCCATTTCACCTGTATTACTATATACATCCCTTAGTCGTGTTTGGGTTACCTAATGTGTTATTTGTAAATAGTTTGCTTTTCAGTATTTCCCTGTTGACCCGTAATGTCAAAGCGATCTATGTAGGCGGTGTGTTGATCTACGTACTATACCTGGCGGGATCGGTATGGGGTCAGTCGCCTTTGATAGCCGGATCTGCTGCCAAGACAGGGCTTCCCTCCTTGTCAGCCCTGCTGGTAGACCCCTTCGGTTTAAGTACGTTTTTCGGTGTTACCCGTTTATGGAATACCCTGCAAAAGAACCAGCAAGTATTTGCGCTAAGCGGTGGCTTTCTATTTAACCGGTTGTTATGGACGGGGATATCCTGCAGCCTGTTACTGCTTACTTATAAAACCTTTCCTTTCCGGCAACAGCAGATGCAGGCTAAACGTCTGCCTGTCAGGCAAGCTACGCCTACGTCATTGTTGCCGTACCATCCTGTTGACGTTCATCCTTACGGCAATGGTTATTACCGGCGAGCCATTCTTTCGCAATTCAAACTGGAGGTGAGCGCACTGTTGAAACATATTCCTTTTGGGGTCATGCTATTATTATGGGCGGTATTGCTGTGGATAACGTTAAAAGACAGTGCGACTATGGGGTTCTATGGTATGCGCTTCTACCCTTTCACCGGTATTATCGTGGCGCAGCTACTGGATATAAAGTTTGCCTTACTGCTGATCATTTTCTATGTAGCGGAGATAAGCGGGCGGGAGCGATCTGCCAATATCCAGGGGTTGCTCTATAGTACACCGGTGCCGGATATGATCATGTGGGGCGCCAAATGTGGTGCACTTGCCTTACTGGTATTCCTCCTCATCACTGTTAATATTGGTACGGGTATCGGGTTACAGCTAAGTAACAATTACCGGCAGCTGGAATTACCATTGTATGGTAGCCTGTATTATTACAGCGGCTTACCATTGTTCTTGTTTGCCATACTGGCGTTGTTTATACAGACACTTGCCGGCAGCAAATATTCCGGTTTGCTATTGAATGTGATGGCAGCGGGGTTGATCGTATTCAGCAAGCGGATCGGTATTACCCATTACCTGCTGCGTTATGCCAGTGTGCCCAAACTGGAGCATTCTTATATGAATGGTTTCGGGCATTATGCTACGGCCTTCAACTGGTATATGCTTTATTGGGGAGGGCTGGCGCTTTTACTTGCTTTGGGCAGCATTGCCCTGTGGAATGGCGGTGGCAGGCGGGGACCGCTCGCGTCTTTCCAATCGGCCTGGCGGCAGCGAGGCAGGGTAGGTAACATGCTGTTACTGGCAGGATTGCTGACCTGGGTGACAGCTGGTGCTTATGTTTACTATCAGACAAACCTCATTGGCAAATACCAATCCCCTTCCGATCAGGAGGCCTGGCAAGTCGGTTATGAGCGTGCTTATGCACCATTAGCCCGGATATCACAGCCGGATATCACAGCCTTAAAAGCGAAGATAGACCTTTATCCATCGGAGCGGCGGTATACCGTCAAAGGTAGCTACCAGTTGAAAAACAACACTGACAGCGCTATCCGTCGTATATGGGTAGGTATTGAGCCATCGGTTACGAAGGCGCAGCTGTGGTTGCCCGGCGCCACCCTACAACAAGCCGACAAGCTCTATGAGCAATATTGGTATTTATTAAAGACGCCATTGTTGCCAGGGCAGGAGCTATCCTTACAATTCCAGATGGACGTGGTGCGTAATGGATTCGTTGCCTTTAACAATGAGCATTCCCTTGTGGCAAACGGTTCATATGTAGAGCTTGCGAAGTATTTACCTTTTATCGGCTACAACGGGCGTCTGCAATGTGAAGATGCGATCGTGCGTAAGGCAGCCGGGCTGGCTGAGCAGGTAACGGACGACTACGACACTACCTATCATCTGGTGGATATAGATGCTACTGTTTCTACTGCGGGGGATCAGTATGTGTGTATGCCGGGGGTATTAAAACGTTCCTGGCAGCAGGCCGGCAGGCGATATTTTCATTACCAGACGGAAGCTCCTATCAACTTTGCCTTTGCTTTGAGTTCTGCGCGATATGCTATAAAAAGGGAGCAATACAAAGGGGTATCGCTTAGTATATTTTACCAGGAAGGATATGCACATAACCTGGAGAGCATGATGCAGGGTATGAAGGATGCCTTGGACTATTGCAGTGAGCAGTTTATGCCCTATCCGTTTACGACACTTTCTATCGCGGAGATACCACAATACAGGGGTACGGCGACAGCCTATCCGGGGATGATCTTCAGTGCGGAGCAGAACAATTTCCTCAGTGATTTCAGGGACTCCAACAAGTTGGATTATGCTTATGCGACTGTGCTGCACGAGGTATCGCATCAGTGGTGGGCACATACCCTTGTACCTGCCGGGGGACCCGGTTACAAGATGCTGACGGAATCCCTGGCCAAGTATACGGAAGCGGTGGTGATGGAGCGGAAAGTCGGCCCCCTGCGATTGCGGCAATATATGCAGGCAGATAATTCCCTGTATATGATGACACGCGGCAGCTATGCTCATGAACCTGCGTTGGTCAATACGATAGATGAATCTTTCGTTTGCTATCAGAAGGGCGCGATGGCATTTTATGCTATCAAGGAAAGCATCGGTGAAAAGCAGGTAAATGCGGCCCTGCGGCAGCTGGTATATGCGCATGTTTATCCTTTCAAGAGAGCGATACCAGAGGACCTGGTACAGGCCTTGTACCAGTATGCTGACACTACACAGCGACGATTGATCGACGAGCAGCTACGGCAAGTGATCGTATACGATCTGGCAGTAAAGGTATTATCCTGCGAACGGGTTGGCAGCAAATATCATTTGCAGGTGCGGGTAGATATTCAAAAGAACAGGCAATTGGATGCTCAGCCGGAGCAGCCGCTGGCCATTAACGATATCATTCCTCTTGCTATTTTCGACCAGGAAAGTGAAGTATGGATACGGCCAGCTGTTCCTATTTACCTGGAACGTACTTATTTTCATCAGGCGTCCACTATGCTGACACTTGTATTGGACCGGGCCCCAGCGATGGTGGCTATTGACCCTTATGCGTATATCCCGGACGGCAACCAGCAGGATAACATCGCTATCGTGCCCAGGTAG
- a CDS encoding ABC transporter ATP-binding protein: protein MYRLHIHQLSKSYVRGTKALDNVSLSIPNGMFGLLGPNGAGKSTLMRTLATLQPPDSGQVLFDGQDITLQPSFLRRQLGYLPQDFGVYPKISAFDLLDHFATLKGIIHRQERKEQVLALLHQTNLYQVRKQAVSTFSGGMRQRFGIAQALLGNPQLVIADEPTAGLDPQERNRFHDLLCEIGEQVVVLLSTHIVEDVKDLCPRMAVMASGKVLLQGGPSELTAALTGLVWHKTILRADLPDYQAALNVISTRMQAGQLQVHVLSADCPGAGFTPFTPGLEEVYFSALFGTQRSGKEARL, encoded by the coding sequence ATGTACAGACTACACATCCATCAACTTAGCAAAAGCTATGTCCGCGGGACGAAAGCGCTGGATAATGTGTCGCTCTCTATACCTAATGGTATGTTTGGTTTGCTGGGGCCTAACGGTGCTGGTAAATCTACTTTAATGCGTACGTTGGCGACGCTTCAGCCACCTGACAGCGGGCAGGTATTGTTTGACGGGCAGGACATTACGTTGCAACCCTCTTTTTTACGCCGGCAGCTGGGTTATTTACCACAGGATTTTGGTGTATATCCGAAGATCTCTGCATTTGATCTGCTGGATCATTTTGCTACGCTGAAAGGTATTATTCACCGTCAGGAGCGTAAGGAGCAGGTATTGGCGCTTTTACACCAGACGAATCTTTACCAGGTACGTAAGCAGGCAGTCAGTACCTTTTCCGGCGGTATGCGGCAGCGATTTGGTATTGCGCAGGCATTACTCGGTAATCCTCAGCTGGTGATTGCTGACGAGCCGACGGCGGGGCTTGATCCGCAGGAGCGGAACCGCTTTCACGACCTGCTTTGTGAGATCGGGGAGCAGGTGGTGGTTTTGTTGTCGACGCACATTGTAGAGGATGTAAAGGATCTTTGTCCGCGGATGGCGGTGATGGCCTCGGGGAAGGTGTTACTACAAGGTGGACCCTCGGAGCTGACTGCTGCGCTGACAGGGTTGGTATGGCATAAGACGATATTGAGAGCGGATCTGCCGGATTACCAGGCAGCACTCAATGTGATCTCCACCCGTATGCAGGCCGGTCAGTTGCAGGTGCATGTGCTGTCTGCTGATTGTCCGGGTGCAGGTTTTACGCCCTTTACGCCAGGTTTGGAGGAGGTTTATTTTTCGGCATTATTTGGGACGCAACGTTCCGGAAAGGAGGCGAGGTTATGA
- a CDS encoding LytR/AlgR family response regulator transcription factor produces MSMRCLIVDDEPLAHDIILKYITDVPFLQVVGQCYRATEAMEFLSKQPVDLLFLDIRMPRLNGLDFLRTLQQKPLVIITSAYQEYALESFDLDVCDYLLKPFRFDRFLKAANRALATYTLRQQTTSPAAAPAATLPPPTTQTAESAQIYIKADKKFIQLKLDQIYYLESLGNYVKVWEEQRFLLTARTLSSFEEQLPADTFVRIHKSFILNKHYVDYIEGNNICLKNGKELPLGKNYKHIIRELLSPEP; encoded by the coding sequence ATGAGTATGCGCTGCCTCATAGTAGATGATGAACCCCTCGCTCACGATATCATCCTGAAATATATCACGGATGTTCCCTTCTTGCAGGTAGTAGGACAGTGTTACAGGGCAACAGAGGCAATGGAGTTCCTCAGCAAACAACCCGTAGACCTGCTATTCCTCGACATCCGCATGCCTCGCCTCAATGGACTGGACTTCCTCAGAACATTACAACAAAAGCCATTGGTCATCATCACCTCCGCCTACCAGGAATATGCGTTGGAAAGTTTCGACCTCGACGTATGCGACTACCTGCTGAAACCCTTTCGCTTCGACCGTTTCCTCAAAGCAGCTAATCGCGCACTCGCAACTTACACCCTGAGACAACAGACCACATCGCCCGCCGCCGCACCGGCAGCTACATTACCGCCCCCAACAACACAAACAGCAGAATCCGCCCAGATATATATCAAAGCAGATAAGAAATTTATTCAACTCAAACTGGATCAGATATACTATCTCGAAAGCCTGGGTAACTATGTAAAAGTATGGGAAGAACAACGTTTCCTGCTGACAGCAAGAACACTAAGCAGCTTCGAAGAACAACTACCCGCAGATACTTTCGTACGCATCCACAAATCCTTTATTCTCAACAAACACTATGTGGACTATATAGAGGGAAATAACATATGCCTCAAAAATGGGAAAGAACTTCCCTTGGGTAAAAACTACAAACACATCATACGCGAGCTGCTATCTCCCGAACCATAA
- a CDS encoding sensor histidine kinase, with product MSNPRKQQSGSQIISVYEILVWIIYVCLYKYSELAGDSWLPRLRTNFPFPILIPFAIATTAYVIPFYRLIGPWLLKKRQYTALFFTTIAWFVFIPKWVNWFMAALFRFLNHNPVMTVFWEKQFAWFDHALMTRGMQVTIILTDMLAFFSVMFMRYAFSAEKQRHVLEKDNLVLQLETLKAQLHPHFLFNTLNSIYGMSITGAKETPAFILRLSDMMRYILYDCQQNQVPVEKDLDFLDNYLEMEKKRYPMANIHFQIDRNSLQDLSIAPLLFIPFVENSFKHGAHRISDNGFVKGAITVTQNRVHFMISNSKVLITPMQSSYYGGVGLENAKKRLALYYPERHTLDITTDNHTYTVHLHIQC from the coding sequence ATGAGCAATCCAAGAAAACAACAATCCGGCAGCCAGATCATCTCCGTCTATGAAATACTGGTCTGGATAATATATGTCTGCCTGTATAAGTACAGCGAACTGGCAGGGGATTCCTGGCTCCCTCGCCTTCGTACCAATTTCCCTTTTCCCATACTCATCCCTTTCGCCATTGCCACCACCGCCTATGTCATCCCTTTTTACCGGCTCATAGGCCCCTGGCTCCTGAAAAAAAGACAGTATACTGCCCTCTTCTTTACCACCATAGCCTGGTTTGTATTCATACCCAAATGGGTCAACTGGTTCATGGCAGCCCTCTTCCGGTTCCTGAACCACAACCCGGTAATGACCGTGTTCTGGGAAAAACAGTTTGCCTGGTTCGACCATGCCCTGATGACCAGAGGTATGCAGGTCACCATTATCCTGACAGATATGCTGGCATTCTTCTCGGTCATGTTCATGCGGTATGCATTCTCCGCCGAAAAACAACGGCACGTCCTCGAAAAAGATAACCTGGTACTGCAACTGGAGACGCTAAAAGCACAACTGCACCCGCACTTCCTCTTCAACACCCTGAATAGTATATATGGCATGAGTATAACAGGTGCTAAAGAAACACCTGCCTTTATCTTGCGCCTATCCGATATGATGCGGTACATACTGTACGATTGCCAGCAAAACCAGGTGCCTGTCGAAAAAGATCTCGACTTCCTCGACAACTATCTCGAAATGGAGAAAAAACGCTACCCGATGGCTAATATCCATTTTCAAATAGATCGTAACAGCCTGCAAGACCTGTCAATAGCACCGCTCTTATTTATACCTTTCGTGGAAAACAGTTTTAAACATGGCGCACATCGCATCTCTGATAATGGCTTTGTAAAAGGAGCAATCACAGTAACACAAAACAGGGTTCATTTTATGATCTCCAACAGCAAAGTGCTGATCACACCCATGCAATCATCATACTATGGAGGCGTCGGATTAGAGAATGCAAAAAAGCGGCTGGCACTATACTATCCGGAACGTCATACCTTGGACATCACCACCGACAACCATACCTATACCGTACACCTTCATATACAATGTTAA
- a CDS encoding NAD(P)H-dependent oxidoreductase: MKNIFVINGGQVFGHSGGRFNATITGITLAFFREHAGFNVQVTNINDPYDPQVEVAKFVWADVVIYHTPVWWFQLPHGFKQYIDLVFTAGHARGIYMSDGRKAEDPTVNYGTGGMLHGRQYMLTTSWNAPKEAFTLPGEFFKQTTVDDGPMFSFHRMNAFVGLQPLPTLHFHDVEKNAQIGQDIDRYKAHLAKVFLKAGCEAAAQHQQQHQLV; encoded by the coding sequence ATGAAAAACATATTTGTGATCAATGGCGGGCAGGTCTTCGGGCATTCAGGCGGTCGTTTTAACGCGACGATCACGGGGATAACGCTCGCATTTTTCCGGGAGCATGCTGGGTTTAATGTACAGGTGACAAATATCAATGATCCTTACGATCCGCAGGTGGAGGTAGCGAAGTTTGTGTGGGCGGATGTGGTGATCTATCATACGCCGGTATGGTGGTTCCAGTTGCCACACGGGTTCAAGCAGTATATTGACCTGGTATTTACGGCAGGTCATGCGCGTGGTATTTATATGAGTGATGGGCGTAAGGCAGAGGACCCTACGGTGAATTATGGTACCGGGGGGATGCTGCACGGCAGGCAATATATGCTGACGACGTCCTGGAATGCGCCGAAGGAAGCGTTCACGTTGCCAGGGGAGTTTTTCAAACAGACCACTGTGGATGACGGGCCGATGTTTAGTTTTCACCGGATGAACGCCTTTGTGGGGTTACAACCGTTACCCACGCTTCATTTTCATGACGTCGAGAAAAATGCGCAGATCGGTCAGGATATTGATCGTTACAAAGCGCATCTGGCGAAGGTGTTTTTAAAAGCCGGTTGTGAGGCAGCGGCACAACATCAACAACAACATCAATTAGTATAA
- a CDS encoding LytR/AlgR family response regulator transcription factor has protein sequence MIKCLIVDDEVIAHQILEQYILQTDDLTLAGNCRNAMEAFAKLEQQTVDLIFLDIEMPLVNGVTFLKTLHPTAKVVFTTAYAEYALQGYELNVADYLLKPFSYERFLQAIQKVKALLATPTDQPASPYQGHLLVKEKEGLLKIPYTDIIYIEGSRDYMKIVTDNRTYLVHLTMKKLEEMLPPDRFVRTHKSYIVSIARIKVIKPGEVTLTGLQAVPVSSNYKDIVLNSFSK, from the coding sequence ATGATCAAATGTTTGATAGTCGATGATGAGGTCATCGCTCACCAGATACTCGAACAATATATCCTGCAGACGGACGACCTTACACTGGCTGGCAATTGTCGCAATGCCATGGAAGCATTCGCCAAACTGGAACAACAAACGGTCGACCTCATCTTCCTGGATATCGAAATGCCATTGGTCAATGGTGTCACATTCCTCAAAACGTTACATCCAACAGCCAAAGTGGTATTTACTACCGCATACGCTGAGTACGCACTACAAGGATATGAACTGAATGTAGCAGATTACCTGCTCAAACCGTTCTCATACGAACGTTTTCTCCAGGCCATACAAAAAGTGAAAGCCCTGCTCGCCACCCCAACGGATCAACCGGCTTCCCCCTATCAGGGCCACCTGCTGGTAAAAGAAAAAGAAGGGCTGTTAAAGATCCCCTATACAGATATAATATATATCGAAGGCTCCCGGGACTATATGAAGATCGTCACAGACAACCGGACCTACCTGGTACATCTTACCATGAAAAAGCTGGAAGAAATGTTACCCCCGGATCGATTCGTACGTACACACAAATCATATATCGTATCCATCGCCAGGATTAAAGTGATAAAGCCCGGTGAAGTGACACTCACCGGGCTACAGGCAGTCCCCGTTAGTAGCAACTATAAAGACATAGTATTAAACAGCTTCAGCAAATAA